The Malus sylvestris chromosome 12, drMalSylv7.2, whole genome shotgun sequence genome contains a region encoding:
- the LOC126593929 gene encoding protein LURP-one-related 8-like, translated as MTKVYPNSANANIVPAYEPQRLNSSGSDDETATVLTVWKKSLLLNCNGFTVFDSKGNLVFRVDNYLAGHKGEIVLMDAAGKPLLTIRRKRLSLGDNWVVYDGETTENPRFCATKHVNILKNKCLAHVTSANSRKGSDASKNYDNKNAVFYQMEGSYAQRCCAVYDSKRRRVAEIKRKEAVGGVALGVDVFSLIVQPDMDTSVAMSLVILLDQMYGTSRR; from the exons ATGACAAAGGTGTACCCAAACAGTGCAAATGCCAATATTGTCCCCGCCTACGAGCCTCAGAGGCTCAACAGTTCCGGCTCCGACGACGAAACCGCGACGGTCCTCACGGTGTGGAAGAAGTCTTTGCTGCTGAACTGCAATGGGTTCACAGTGTTCGACTCCAAGGGGAATCTGGTCTTTAGGGTTGATAATTActtggccggccataagggcgAGATCGTCCTCATGGACGCCGCCGGCAAGCCTCTCCTCACCATCCGTCGCAAG CGGCTGAGCTTGGGAGACAACTGGGTGGTGTACGACGGAGAAACCACGGAGAATCCGCGGTTCTGCGCGACCAAGCACGTGAACATCCTCAAGAACAAGTGCTTGGCGCACGTGACCTCCGCCAACAGCCGCAAAGGTAGTGACGCGTCGAAAAATTACGACAACAAGAACGCGGTATTTTATCAGATGGAAGGGTCGTACGCGCAGCGGTGCTGCGCGGTGTACGACAGCAAGAGGAGGAGGGTGGCCGAGATCAAGAGGAAGGAGGCGGTGGGTGGAGTAGCGTTGGGAGTCGACGTCTTCAGCCTCATCGTGCAGCCCGATATGGACACGTCGGTGGCCATGTCCCTCGTCATCTTGCTTGACCAGATGTACGGGACGTCAAGGCGGTAA